The following is a genomic window from Tetrapisispora phaffii CBS 4417 chromosome 12, complete genome.
AGGTTTAACTACGTTTAATCTATCGACCTCAGCTAAACAAAAGAAGGCCAAAGATGAAGTCGAATTACCGTTTTTGGAAGCCCAGTCATTTAACACAGGCGGTGCCATTGTATATGAGTTTGAGAAGGATGATGACTTTGATGAAGACGATCCCTTCGAAGATCcattttaatgatttttaataaaaaacttagttaaaatatatataaataactaATGTGTTCAAACTAAATGGTTTACATAAATATAGCATATCAATGAACATGCATGatagaaaaatttagatgTTAGAACTAATATAGTCATCCTCTAGTAATCCTGTTAGCTTCTAAAATACAATGTTCAATCCTACTTGGAATATTTGGAACATTTTTGGAAACTAGTTCCGGGTCTATTGAGTACACATCTGCAAATAGGATCAAATCATTTGCTGTTACATtgttttctaaattttgCAAATACTTATCTGCTGCAACTTCCATCTGTAACTCAGACTGCATATCTTCCTTATTACCAAATTCTTTATGACataaattatcaaactTTTTTACAAACCTCTCatattcttcatcttctatGCCATGATAGTCGTTTATCAAGTATCTTAAAATTGCGTTTGGTTCGTAAAGACACACCGTGTCACTCATAAGTCTTGGTATTTGACAGTCTTCATCCATCTctatttcaaaatctcTATTGTTATATTCAACCCCCAATAAAAGCTTTAGGTTATTTGccaattttaaaagattagTGTCATGTTTATTATGATCAAATGATAATTGAAACGACATAATTTAAGCAGAAAAATCAGTTCAGTACTCAGTATTGATTATCTTTTATTGATGTTAGTTAATTGTATTCCAGGCATATAAATGAAAGAAGACACCATTTTATATACTAGGGTTCTTAAATACATTAATTAAATGAACCTCAAAAGTGACGCTATATTAtcctttaaaattatagaGACACTCAATATAATTTAgtatttcatttattgtaatataatatacagACTAATTGTAAACATCTAGTTTTACATATGATATTAGATATACGGTGTATCAAGATGTcagaattttattaattaagtCAATGCTGAAATCggataat
Proteins encoded in this region:
- the TPHA0L02150 gene encoding uncharacterized protein (similar to Saccharomyces cerevisiae MES1 (YGR264C); ancestral locus Anc_5.41), which gives rise to MSFQLSFDHNKHDTNLLKLANNLKLLLGVEYNNRDFEIEMDEDCQIPRLMSDTVCLYEPNAILRYLINDYHGIEDEEYERFVKKFDNLCHKEFGNKEDMQSELQMEVAADKYLQNLENNVTANDLILFADVYSIDPELVSKNVPNIPSRIEHCILEANRITRG